In Stomoxys calcitrans chromosome 2, idStoCalc2.1, whole genome shotgun sequence, the following proteins share a genomic window:
- the LOC106088084 gene encoding BLOC-2 complex member HPS5 homolog has translation MNFYCLSNFIDYSLAIHQPLKHNRIKYTCFDISENFIVLGASSGSLYLFNREGKFLHLIPSKHGAVNHLSISANEKFVAFSTQRSVVCVYVVNLSAQSVPQVIFTNLCSDQSVQVTCVHWTKDEKQFYYGDTKGQVNLVLLSTFIGTSLINMSIHPILFLESPVVQIDDFESLLLVSNCTKCILCNTEYEEYKQIGNKPRDGAYGACFFISSNESHQPSRIYCARPGSRFWEVDFEGDVLQTHQFKFALACAPTKIHKDQDSENDNMCGDNEGNDEMLDYQAQNLQFGRIQRLKQDFLVAFTELGLYIFDVRSSTVALWCNQFERIVDCRVCNDDIVVFTQTGSLYSVQLHTLQSQACSLVRQSKLLECAWLMRRNVKYFADKAREDYELGMLNKIKNFLIGRHQYELLNDLSVIFDAIAQCESSGGGDNNSSGGSTAERSSVGASGASQCHRNSEDNSPQGVYVLENAFCDNLKSQKGEKHFKDALLTVTGKFGKNIIKYKFNIFAEEQQKFVRDLIPANERSLPFKDIKAMYENDEEIVCRSKKGPSAPSSSGRNAGKSKAAGTGQHITAEEKTIYNLYLICKSSKFSNTNFVERYRSLFDEYSAPELITLLEKLAQVMVEHGDDPEQAKRHCYEMYFHYLNPELIWEMDDTSRDYITQGFILLNSSEDIVRCDNCMFPLRFDNSCLFHELGSVLLRYYWSRNEQVKCFDVLNRVPALFDILAKLYLAEYNMDKVLPIILNYGQPDLLVDMGKSFSLSAWSKCFEHFVELHQGRLTCINCECVTTVENVNRHFFYTWNCFLGIAIDFMQAEEILALIFKWSNFIPNDAIDREFYSRCLLKG, from the exons atgaatttttattgcCTAAGTAATTTCATTGACTACTCGCTGGCAATCCACCAGCCTTTGAAGCACAATCGTATCAAG TACACTTGTTTCGACATTTCGGAGAACTTCATTGTTTTGGGAGCATCGTCCGGCTCGCTTTACCTCTTTAACCGGGAGGGCAAATTTCTACACCTCATACCCAGCAAGCATGGGGCGGTGAATCACCTATCGATATCTGCCAATGAAAAATTTGTGGCCTTCTCAACACAGCGTTCGGTGGTGTGTGTCTATGTGGTTAACTTATCAGCACAGTCGGTGCCACAGGTCATCTTCACCAACTTGTGTAGCGACCAGTCTGTGCAAGTAACATGTGTTCACTGGACAAAGGACGAAAAGCAATTCTATTATGGCGATACCAAAGGTCAGGTCAACTTGGTGCTGTTGTCCACATTTATT GGCACCAGTCTCATAAACATGTCCATTCATCCCATACTCTTTTTGGAATCTCCAGTTGTGCAAATTGATGACTTTGAGTCTCTTTTGCTGGTCTCCAATTGCACCAAATGCATTTTATGTAATACGGAGTACGAGGAATACAAACAG ATTGGGAACAAACCCAGAGATGGTGCTTATGGGGCCTGTTTCTTTATTTCATCAAATGAAAGTCACCAACCCTCTCGAATTTATTGCGCCAGACCTGGTTCCCGGTTTTGGGAAGTGGATTTTGAAGGCGATGTCTTGCAGACACATCAGTTTAAATTTGCACTGGCCTGTGCGCCGACAAAGATACACAAGGATCAGGACAGTGAAAATGACAATATGTGCGGTGACAATGAGGGCAATGACGAGATGCTGGACTACCAGGCACAGAATTTGCAGTTTGGCAGGATACAGAGACTTAAACAGGACTTTTTGGTGGCCTTTACTGAACTGGGCCTGTACATCTTTGATGTGCGCAGCTCCACAGTGGCGCTGTGGTGCAATCAGTTCGAGAGGATAGTGGATTGCCGTGTGTGCAATGACGATATTGTGGTTTTCACACAAACTGGCTCCCTCTACTCCGTGCAGCTGCACACACTACAATCACAGGCCTGCTCGCTGGTGCGTCAGAGCAAACTGCTCGAATGTGCATGGCTAATGCGTCGAAATGTTAAATACTTTGCCGATAAGGCGAGAGAGGACTACGAGCTGGGGATGCTGAACAAGATAAAGAATTTTCTCATAGGACGCCATCAGTATGAGTTGCTCAATGACTTGTCGGTAATATTTGACGCTATTGCTCAATGCGAAAGCAGTGGCGGTGGGGACAACAACAGTTCCGGCGGCTCCACTGCCGAAAGAAGCAGTGTGGGAGCCTCTGGAGCCAGTCAATGCCATAGAAACTCTGAAGACAATTCGCCGCAAGGTGTCTACGTACTAGAGAATGCTTTCTGTGATAATCTCAAGAGCCAGAAGGGCGAAAAACACTTTAAAGACGCCTTGCTAACGGTCACcggaaaatttggtaaaaacatCATCAAATACAAGTTCAACATATTCGCGGAGGAGCAGCAGAAATTTGTCAGGGACCTAATACCGGCCAACGAACGTTCCCTGCCCTTCAAAGACATCAAAGCCATGTATGAGAACGACGAAGAGATTGTTTGCCGTTCGAAGAAGGGCCCGTCTGCACCAAGTTCTTCCGGCCGGAATGCAGGAAAATCGAAAGCCGCTGGGACTGGTCAACACATTACGGCCGAGGAGAAGACGATATATAATCTCTATTTGATTTGCAAAAGCTCCAAATTCAGCAACACGAATTTTGTCGAACGCTACCGCTCCCTATTCGATGAATATTCGGCGCCAGAGCTGATCACTCTACTTGAAAAGCTGGCACAAGTGATGGTCGAACATGGTGATGACCCGGAGCAGGCGAAGCGGCACTGTTATGAAATGTACTTCCATTACTTGAATCCCGAGCTGATATGGGAAATGGACGACACTTCTCGAGATTACATCACACAGGGATTCATCCTTTTGAATTCTTCCGAGGACATTGTACGTTGCGACAACTGTATGTTCCCTTTGAGATTTGACAATTCATGCCTGTTCCATGAACTAGGCTCAGTGCTGTTGCGCTACTACTGGTCACGCAATGAACAGGTCAAGTGCTTCGATGTGCTGAACCGTGTCCCGGCCCTTTTCGATATCCTAGCCAAACTCTACTTAGCCGAATACAACATGGACAAAGTTCTGCCCATCATTCTGAACTACGGCCAACCTGATTTACTTGTAGATATGGGTAAAAGTTTCTCCCTCTCCGCCTGGTC